The genomic DNA GCGGGACACGCCTCCCGCCCCCGGCGCCGAGGCCCCCGGGGACCGCCGGGGCGGACGCCCCCGCGCCGCCGCGGGACCGGGCGCCCGCGGCCCCGGAGGAGGGGCGGGACCGAGGTCCCGGCGAGTGTTTGTAGCGTGTCCCCATGGGACGAGGCACAGGGCGGGGCGCGGGACGGCGGCGGCTGGTGGTGGTGGGCGGCGACGCGGCGGGGATGTCCGCCGCGTCGCAGGCCCGCCGTCTGAAGGGGCCCGGCGAGTTGGAGATCGTGGCGTTCGAGCGGGGCCGCTTCACGTCGTACTCGGCGTGCGGCATCCCGTACTGGGTCGGCGGCGACGTCGCCGACCGGGACCGGCTCGTCGCGCGGACCCCCGAGCGGCACCGGGCGCGGGACATCGACGTCCGGCTCCGCACGGAGGTCGTCGGACTCGACCTGGAGCGCGGCCGGGTGCGCGCCCGGGACCTGGAGTCCGGGGCCGAGTCGTGGACCGGGTACGACCGGCTGGTCCTGGCGACCGGCGCGCGCCCCCTGCGCCCGCCGTTGCCGGGCATCGGCGCGCCGGGCGTGCACGGCGTGCAGACGCTCGACGACGGGCAGGCCCTCATCGACCGGCTGGAGGGCGCGCCGGGGCGGCGGGCGGTCGTCGTGGGCGCCGGGTACATCGGCGTGGAGATGGCCGAGGCGCTGCTGAAGCGGGGATACGAGGTGACCGTCCTCAACCGGGGCGAGGAGCCGATGTCGACCCTCGACCCGGACATGGGGCGGCTGGTGCGCGCGGCGATGGACGCGATGGGCGTCACCACCGTCGGCGGCGCCGAGGTGACCGAGGTGCTGACCGGCCCCGACGGGGGCGTGCGGGCCGTGGCCGCCGGGGGGCGCCGAGTACCCGGCCGACGTCGTGGTCCTCGGCGTCGGCGTCGAGCCCGAGACCGCGCTGGCCCGGGAGGCCGGCCTGCCGCTGGGCGCGTACGGCGGGCTGCTCACCGACCCGGGGATGCGCGTGCGCGGACGGGAGGAGGTGTGGGCGGGCGGCGACTGCGTGGAGGTGCTGGACCTGGTGACCGGCCGGGAGCGGTACGTCCCGCTCGGCACCCACGCCAACAAGCACGGGCAGGTCATCGGGGCGAACGCGGCGGGCGGCCGCGCCACGTTCCCCGGCGTGGTGGGCACCGCCGTGAGCAAGGTCTGCTCGCTGGAGATCGCCCGCACGGGCCTGCGCGAGCGGGACGCCCGGGAGGCCGGCCTGCGGTACGCGGCGGTGACGGTCGAGTCGACGAGCCGGGCCGGGTACTACCCGGGGGCGGAGCCGATGACGGTGAAGATGATCGCCGAGCGGCGGACGGGACGGTTGCTGGGGGTGCAGATCGTCGGCCGGGAGGGCGCGGCCAAGCGCGTGGACGTCGCGGCGGTCGCCCTGACGGCGGGCATGACCGTGGAGCGGGTCGCCGCGCTGGACCTGGGGTACGCGCCGCCGTTCTCCCCCGTGTGGGACCCGGTGCAGGTGGCGGCCCGCAAGGCGGTCGCCGCGGTGCGGGAGGCGGGCTGACCGGGCGCGGCGGTCCCGGGACCGTACGGGCCGTACGGGGCCGACGGGGCCGGGGCGGCGCTCCGGGCCGTCCCGTGGTCCCTTCTCCCGGTCTTCCGGCGAGGGCTTCGTCCGGGCGGCGGAGCCGCACGCCGCGTGGGGCGCGGAGCGGCCCGGGGCGTCCGCCGGCCTCCTGGCGCGGTCCCGGAAGGCGGACGCGCGGGCCGTGGTGGCGGGCCGTCCCCGGCCGGGCACGGGCCGGAAAGCCGCGCCCGGCCGGGGACGGCCCGGGCGCCGGCCCGCCGAACGGCTCGTCGGCGGGGGTGGCGTCCGGCGCGGGTGGACGCCGACGCCGCGGGACCGGGCGCCGCCCGACGGCTAGCGCGCGGTCCGCGCGTGGACGTGCTCGACGAGGCGCGTCAGCGCGTCGGGGTCGGTCGCGGGCAGCACGCCGTGGCCGAGGTTGAAGACGTGGCCCTCCAGTGCCGAGGCGGCGTCCAGGACGCGGCGCGTCTGCTCCTCGACGGCCTCGCGCGGGGCGAACAGGACGGCGGGGTCGAGGTTGCCCTGGAGCGCCTTGCCGGGGCCGACGCGGCGGGCGGCCTCGTCGAGCGGGACGCGCCAGTCGACGCCGACCACGTCCGCGCCCGCCTCGCCCATGAGGCCGAGCAGCTCGCCCGTGCCGACGCCGAAGTGGATGCGCGGCACGCCGTACCCGGCGACGGCGTCGAAGACCTTCGACGAGGCGGGCATGACGGAGCGGCGGTAGTCGTCCGGGGCGAGCGCGCCGACCCAGGAGTCGAACAGCTGCACGGCGGAGGCGCCGGCCTCGATCTGCACCTCCAGGAACGCCGCGGTGATGTCGGCGAGCCGGTCGAGCAGGTCGGCCCAGAGGCCCGGGTCCCCGTACATGAGGGCCTTGGTGTGCTCGTGGTTGCGCGACGGGCCGCCCTCGACGAGGTAGCTCGCGAGGGTGAAGGGCGCTCCCGCGAAGCCGATCAGGGGGGTGGCGCCGAGCTCGCCCGTGAGCATCCCGATGGCCTCGGTGACGTACGCGACGTCGTCGGGCGTCAGGTCGCGCAGCCGCGCCAGGTCCTCGCGGCGGCGGATCGGCTCGGCGACGACGGGACCGACGCCCGGTTTGATGTCGAGGTCGAGGCCGATGGCCTTGAGGGGGACGACGATGTCGCTGAAGTAGATCGCCGCGTCGACCCCGTGGCGCCGCACGGGCTGCAGCGTGATCTCGGTGACCAGCTCGGGCCGCATGCAGGACTCCAGCATGGGGACGCCCTCGCGGACCCTCAGGTACTCGGGGAGTGAGCGCCCCGCCTGGCGCATGAACCACACCGGCGTGTGCGGCACCGGTTCGCGGCGGCAGGCCCTGAGGAAGGCGGAGTCGTACGTCTGGGTCGGGGGGCCCGGGGGGCGGGTGTCGGCACTCACGCACCGCATCTTCGCACGTGCGCACGCGCGGTCGTGCGGGACGGGCGGCGCGGTGCGGGTGTTCCTCCCCGCCTGCGGCCCCCGTTCCGCCTACTCTTCCCCGCATGGCTGCGGCTCAGGAACAGTTCCCCGACCAGTTCGACGGCGGCGAGGACGGGGGCGGCGGGGAGGGGGGCGCCGCTCCGCCCGCCTTCCGGGCCGCGGTCGGCGCGCTGCGGGCGGCGCGCGTCCGCCCGGAGGTCGGGCTGGTGACGGCGCGGCCGCCCCGGCGGCTCGCCCCCTGGGCGTACGCGCTGGAGGCGGTGGCCGCGGAGGGCGGCGAGGACCTGGCGGACGGTCGGCTGGTACTGCTGCACGACCCGGCGGGCCACGAGGCGTGGCGGGGGACGTTCCGCCTGGTCACCCTGGTGCGGGCGGAGCTGGAGCCGGAGATGGCCGCGGACCCGCTCCTGCCGGAGGTGTGCTGGTCCTGGCTGACGGGGGCGCTGGAGGCGCGCGGCCTGGCGTACGCGGAGGCGAGCGGGACGGTCACGCGGGCGGGGTCGTACCACTTCGGCGGGCTGGCGGATCGGCGGCCCGCGACGCAGATCGAGATCCGGGCGTCCTGGACGCCCGGGGAGGGCCGGGGCGGGGTGCCGGACGCCGCGGCGCACCTGGCGGCGTGGGGGGACCTGCTGTGTCAGGTGGCGGGGTTGCCGCCGTCCGGCCCCGACCGGCGGGAGGGGGGCGGGGCGGGCGTGGTGCCGCTGCCGCAGCGGCGCGGGCCCCGGCACCCGTGACGCCTCGCTCACCTGTCCGATTTGCCCCAATTGTTACAGAGTATCCGCAATCTCCTCCTAAAGGAGGACGCGATTGGTGCCGAAGAGGTCTGTGACCCTATCTGCACGGTTCGCCCCGGCCGCTTCCCCGAGCCGGCAGTGTCCCGCACCTTCCCAGGAGGCCTGGTGTCCGTTCTCCTCGAGCAGCCCGCAAGCCTGGTCGCCTACCGCCCGAACAAACCGACGGCCATGGTCGTCGTGGCCGACCCGCGCGTCCGCTCCACCGTGACCCGCCACCTGTGGGCGCTCGGAGTGCGTGACGTGATCGAGGCGTCGTCCATCGCGGAGGCCCGTCCCCGTATCGGCAACCCGCGCGACATCTGCGTCGCCGACGTCCACCTGCCCGACGGCTCCGGCCTCACCCTGCTGTCGGAGACCCGCGCCGCCGGCTGGCCCAACGGCCTGGCCCTGTCCGCCGCCGACGACATCGGCGCGGTGCGCAACGCGCTCGCCGGCGGTGTCAAGGGGTACGTCGTCACCGGCACCCGCACCAACATCGGGCACCCGGCCCGGCCGGGCGCCGCCCCGATCGGCGCCGCGGCGGCCCGCTTCCACCACCGCCGCCCCCCGGGTGCCCCCAGCCACCCGGGCGGCTACCGTGAGCTGTCCGGCCGCGAGGTCGAAGTGCTCCGGCTGGTGGCGGAGGGCCAGTCGAACAAGGCCATCGGCGTCTCCATGGGACTGTCCGCCCTGACCGTCAAGTCCCACCTGGCCCGGATCGCCCGCAAGCTGGGCACCGGCGACCGGGCGGGCATGGTCGCGGTCGCGCTGCGCACCGGCATCATCCACTGACCCCCGCGCCCCGACCCGCCCGCCGACGGAACGTTACGTCGACGGGCGGGCCCCGTTCACCGATACCCTTGACAGGTGACCGACGCCCAAGACACCGCAGCAGAGACACCACTGCGAACCACCGGGGGCGGCCCTCCGGACGACGGCGTCGCAGCCGACGGGGCGGCGGCCCCGGCACCGATCCCCCTGCTGGCGCCCCGCGAGGGGGTGCCGCCCGTCGTGGCCGACGCCGAGGCACTGGCGCGGGTGGTCGAGGCGTTCGCCGCCGGCACCGGCCCGGTGGCCGTCGACGCCGAGCGGGCGTCCGGCTACCGCTACGGACAGCGGGCCTACCTGGTGCAGCTGCGCCGCGAGGGCGCGGGCACGGCGCTGGTCGACCCGGTCGGCTGCCCCGACCTGTCGGCCCTGGGCGGGGCCCTCGGCGGCACGGAGTGGATCCTCCACGCCGCCACGCAGGACCTGCCGTGCCTGCGGGAGATAGGCATGGTGCCGTCCGAGCTGTTCGACACGGAGCTGGCGGGCCGCCTCGCGGGCTTCCCCCGCGTCGGGCTCGGCGCGATGGTCGAGTCCGTCCTCGGGTACGTGCTGGAGAAGGGCCACTCCGCGGTGGACTGGTCGACCCGTCCGCTGCCCGAGCCGTGGCTCCGGTACGCCGCGCTCGACGTCGAGCTGCTCGTCGACCTGCGGGACGCGCTGGAGAAGGAGCTCGACCGGCAGGGCAAGCTGGAATGGGCCCGCCAGGAGTTCGCCGCTATCGCCGCCGCCCCTCCCCCGGCTCCGCGCAAGGACCCGTGGCGGCGCACGTCCGGGATGCACAAGGTGCGCCGGCGCCGCCAGCTGGCCGTCGTACGGGAGCTGTGGACCGTCCGGGACCGGATCGCGCAGCGCCGCGACGTGTCGCCCGGCAAGGTGCTCGGCGACGCGGCGATCGTGGAGGCCGCGCTCGCCCTGCCGACGGACGTACAGGCCCTGACCGCGCTGCCCGGCTTCGGGGCGCGCATGGGGCGCCGGCAGCTGGAGCAGTGGCAGGCCGCCGTCGACCGCGCCAGGCGACTGCCCGACACGCAGCTGCCGCAGCAGGGCCAGCCCGTCACCGGACCGCCCCCGCCGCGGGCCTGGGCGGACAAGGACCCGGCGGCCGCGGCCCGGCTGTCGGCGGCGCGCGCGGCGGTCTCAGCGCTGGCGGAGTCGCTCAACCTGCCGCAGGA from Streptomyces sp. MRC013 includes the following:
- the hemE gene encoding uroporphyrinogen decarboxylase translates to MSADTRPPGPPTQTYDSAFLRACRREPVPHTPVWFMRQAGRSLPEYLRVREGVPMLESCMRPELVTEITLQPVRRHGVDAAIYFSDIVVPLKAIGLDLDIKPGVGPVVAEPIRRREDLARLRDLTPDDVAYVTEAIGMLTGELGATPLIGFAGAPFTLASYLVEGGPSRNHEHTKALMYGDPGLWADLLDRLADITAAFLEVQIEAGASAVQLFDSWVGALAPDDYRRSVMPASSKVFDAVAGYGVPRIHFGVGTGELLGLMGEAGADVVGVDWRVPLDEAARRVGPGKALQGNLDPAVLFAPREAVEEQTRRVLDAASALEGHVFNLGHGVLPATDPDALTRLVEHVHARTAR
- a CDS encoding DUF3000 domain-containing protein, coding for MAAAQEQFPDQFDGGEDGGGGEGGAAPPAFRAAVGALRAARVRPEVGLVTARPPRRLAPWAYALEAVAAEGGEDLADGRLVLLHDPAGHEAWRGTFRLVTLVRAELEPEMAADPLLPEVCWSWLTGALEARGLAYAEASGTVTRAGSYHFGGLADRRPATQIEIRASWTPGEGRGGVPDAAAHLAAWGDLLCQVAGLPPSGPDRREGGGAGVVPLPQRRGPRHP
- a CDS encoding response regulator transcription factor is translated as MSVLLEQPASLVAYRPNKPTAMVVVADPRVRSTVTRHLWALGVRDVIEASSIAEARPRIGNPRDICVADVHLPDGSGLTLLSETRAAGWPNGLALSAADDIGAVRNALAGGVKGYVVTGTRTNIGHPARPGAAPIGAAAARFHHRRPPGAPSHPGGYRELSGREVEVLRLVAEGQSNKAIGVSMGLSALTVKSHLARIARKLGTGDRAGMVAVALRTGIIH